The Hyperolius riggenbachi isolate aHypRig1 chromosome 3, aHypRig1.pri, whole genome shotgun sequence genome window below encodes:
- the LOC137560970 gene encoding zinc finger protein 665-like, translated as MMDNQPPLTSPDVSSNRNPPERCIVLFYSRDCPKEDRTIPHHYQGENLIPLSAVVKEEEQETYLRSDQLSMEEDDMEGTINEETNVRSDQLSMEEGNMMRNIKVEEEETYVMSDLHMEEGVIMGKKEEEKEAYVRRDQLSMEEGDLMRKIKEEEKETYMRNDQRLMEGDMMRKIKEEEEETYMRNDQQSMEEGDMMRKIKEEEEETYMRNDQQSLEDGDMMRKIKEEEETYMRNDQQSLEEGDEMRKIKKEEEETYMRNDQQSLEEGDMMRKIKEEEEETYMRNDQQSMEEGDMMRKIKEEEEETYMRTARSPSIRNLSETHLPVSTTDCTMDDDDIGQESPADILVTPNIPLDSPHLSNLEGPHTQYSSPNAGGSYSCSTCGKYFTQKSKLVIHERSHSGEKPYSCAECGKCFGTKSNLASHERSHTGEKPYSCAECGKCFGRKSTLVTHERSHTGEKPYCCAECGKCFGKKSNLASHERSHTAEKPYSCAECGKCFSIKSILASHKNFHTGEKSNACAECGKCFEFKSQLVIHERSHTGVKPYSCAECGKCFGRKSNLASHERYHTGGKPFSCAECGKCFARNTELIVHKRVHTGETPYSCADCGKCFKHRTGLVCHKLLHSSEKPYSCAECGKCFRHRPALVIHERTHTGEKPYSCAECGKCFRQRTALVIHERTHTGEKPYSCTECGKCFRQRTALVIHERTHTGEKPYSCAECGKCFRHTSHLINHERLHTGEKAFSCAKCGKCFGCKSNLIDHERSHTGEKPFSCDEFGKCFRQESHLINHERSHAGEKSYTCDQ; from the exons ATGATGGacaatcagccgcccctcacatcaccag ATgtgtccagtaacagaaacccaccagagagatgtatagTTCTTTTTTATTCCCGGGATTGTCCAAAAGAAGACCGcaccatcccccaccattatcag GGCGAAAATCTGATACCTCTAAGTGCTGTGGTGAAAGAGGAAGAACAAGAGACGTATttgaggagtgatcagctgtcTATGGAGGAGGATGACATGGAGGGGACAATTAATGAAGAGActaatgtgaggagtgatcagttgTCAATGGAGGAGGGTAACATGATGAGGAACATTAAagtggaagaagaggagacatatgtgatgAGTGACCTGCATATGGAGGAGGGTGTCATAATgggaaagaaagaggaagaaaaagaggcTTATGTGAGGCGTGATCAGCTGTCTATGGAGGAAGGTGACTTGATGAggaaaattaaagaggaagaaaaagagacTTATATGAGGAATGATCAGCGGTTAATGGAGGGTGATATGATGAgaaaaattaaagaggaagaagaagagacttatatgaggaatgatcagcagtcaatggaggagggtgacatgatgaggaaaattaaagaggaagaagaagagacttatatgaggaatgatcagcagtcATTGGAGgacggtgacatgatgaggaaaattaaagaggaagaagagacttatatgaggaatgatcagcagtcATTGGAGGAGGGTGATGAGATGAgaaaaattaaaaaggaagaagaagagacttatatgaggaatgatcagcagtcattggaggagggtgacatgatgagaaaaattaaagaggaagaagaagagacttatatgaggaatgatcagcagtcaatggaggagggtgacatgatgaggaaaattaaagaggaagaagaagagacttatATGAGAACAG cacgGAGTCccagcatcaggaacctctcagaaacTCATCTCCCTGTATCCAccacagactgtacaatggatgatgatgacattggacaagagtctcctgcggatatcctggttaccccaaatattcccctagactctcctcacctgtctaacctcgaggggcctcatacccagtacAGCTCTCCCAATGCTGGAGgatcttattcctgttccacgtgtgggaaatattttactCAGAAATCaaagcttgtcatacatgagagatctcacagtggtgagaagccgtattcatgtgccgagtgtgggaaatgttttgggactAAATCAAACCTtgccagtcatgagagatctcacactggtgagaagccctattcatgtgctgagtgtgggaaatgttttgggcgtaaatcaACTCTTGTcactcatgagagatctcacactggtgaaaaaccaTATtgctgtgctgagtgtgggaaatgttttgggaagAAATCAAACCTtgccagtcatgagagatctcacactgctgagaagccatattcatgtgctgagtgtggaaaatgttttagtATAAAATCAATCCTTGCTAGTCATAAGAactttcacactggtgagaagtccaatgcatgtgctgagtgtgggaaatgttttgagtttaaatcacagcttgtcattcatgagagatctcacactggtgtgaagccctattcatgtgctgagtgtgggaaatgctttgggcGTAAATCAAACCTTGCCAGTCATGAGAGATATCACACGGGTGGAAAaccattttcatgtgctgagtgtgggaaatgttttgcacggaaCACAGAACTTATTGTGCATAAAAGAGTTCACACTGGTGAgacgccctattcatgtgctgattgtgggaaatgttttaaacataGAACAGGCCTTGTCTGTCATAAGTTACTTCACAgtagtgagaagccctattcatgtgccgagtgtggaaaatgttttcggCATAGACCAGCGCTTGTTattcatgagagaactcacactggtgagaagccctattcatgtgctgagtgtgggaaatgttttcggcAGAGAACGGCGCTTGTCattcatgagagaactcacacgggtgagaagccctattcatgtactgagtgtgggaaatgttttcggcAGAGAACAGCGCTTGTCattcatgagagaactcacactggtgagaagccctattcatgtgctgagtgtgggaaatgttttaggcaTACATCACATCTCATTAATCATGAGAGATTGCACACTGGTGAGAAGGCTTTTTCATGTGCCaaatgtgggaaatgctttgggtGTAAATCAAATCTTATcgatcatgagagatctcacactggtgagaagcccttttcatgtgatgaatttgggaaatgttttaggcagGAATCACATCTCATTAATCACGAGAGATCTCACGCTGGTGAGAAATCCTATACATGTGATCAATGA